TTGCGACAGGCCTATCTTTCAATGAGCCCCCCGGATTCAGGTATTCTGCCTTCGCTGCTACCCTTGCAGCGGGGTATTCATCAGCGAATATTGAGATGGTCACCATGGGTGTATTCCCAACCAAATCGAAGATGCCCGTAGGGGTGATTTGGACCGTATTATTGGGGCTCAATTCCATCCCAACCCTGTTGCTCTATGGTCAAGAAGACCGGTAAATCGTGTAGCGTTGATAAGTGGGCCGATTCTGCTGCCTGCGCTCCCCCAGGAGGGCCCTGCCGGTAGTTCCCCGGACTGTTTCAAAGCTGTCTGGGGGATGAGTATTATTTACACGGGCTCGGCAAGATCGGTAGCCACAGTAGACCGCGGGAATGCAGGACACCAGGAGTGTATCCTCCCATCGGAATCGCCAGCTCCCCTCAATTCAGTTCGGCGCTTCCTGCCCAAAGTACTCGTAGTTCACGGCGATAAAGGGCTTCCATTCGTCCGGCACTTCACTCTCCTCAAAGATGGCATCGACTGGGCACTCCGGCTCACATGCCCCACAGTCGATACACTCGTCAGGGTCGATATATAGCTGCAGACCTTCCAGGCTTTTCTCAGCTTCTTTGAGTTCCTTGGCGCCGGCTCCCGCATCGTCCTTCTCAAAAGGACCATGAATACAGTCGACCGGGCATACCTCCACACAGGAGGTATCGCAGACACCTAAACACGGTTCAGTGATGATGTAGGCCATAAAGCTCCTCATTCCCTCCGGTAACCAACGTCAATCCTCGCTTCCCCGGCGGCCATCGGCCTCAGGGTGTACGTTACAGATGTGCCCAAGATTGTGCAACCGCACTGAACTGCGTTGACTGCTCGGTTCAATCCCTAGCATCCCAGCCGTGCAACCACGAACTCGCATGAATTAGAGGGCAACACTT
This is a stretch of genomic DNA from Candidatus Neomarinimicrobiota bacterium. It encodes these proteins:
- a CDS encoding ferredoxin family protein, whose amino-acid sequence is MAYIITEPCLGVCDTSCVEVCPVDCIHGPFEKDDAGAGAKELKEAEKSLEGLQLYIDPDECIDCGACEPECPVDAIFEESEVPDEWKPFIAVNYEYFGQEAPN